Proteins encoded within one genomic window of Candidatus Syntrophocurvum alkaliphilum:
- the csx7 gene encoding CRISPR-associated RAMP protein Csx7, whose amino-acid sequence MFKDLKNEAIISFNIKPVSPLAIRSGQENVLEPNRPDMQCVRSFYGGKESVYIPGASLKGVIRTRCEQIINLLGGVTCNVTNSSQSCSNKQKELSDNTAKEKYENMCLACQLFGSTLTASRIAFPDAYPIGEVITGIKKGVGINRITGAAQQGALYDQEVVESAVFNVSIFLTNYELKQLKLSLWAIKDLDDGLYGIGGGTTRGMGRVTVSDIKIKIRDYRSNKEGFLLGREKEDIGGKLDYKKEAYYFTSNLNGWEELLEEGSPLYEVDVSKSLTKVGG is encoded by the coding sequence TTGTTTAAAGATCTGAAAAATGAAGCCATAATCTCATTTAATATAAAACCTGTTTCCCCTTTAGCTATACGAAGTGGTCAAGAAAATGTACTAGAGCCTAATCGTCCAGATATGCAATGTGTTAGATCTTTTTATGGAGGAAAAGAAAGTGTATATATTCCAGGAGCAAGTTTAAAAGGGGTAATCAGAACTCGTTGTGAACAAATAATTAATCTATTAGGGGGCGTAACCTGTAATGTTACTAATAGTTCCCAGTCTTGTTCAAATAAACAAAAAGAATTAAGTGATAATACTGCAAAAGAAAAATATGAAAACATGTGCCTTGCTTGCCAATTATTTGGTAGTACCTTAACTGCTTCTAGAATAGCTTTTCCTGATGCTTATCCAATAGGTGAAGTGATTACAGGCATAAAAAAAGGTGTAGGAATAAATCGCATTACAGGAGCTGCTCAACAGGGTGCTTTATATGACCAAGAAGTAGTAGAGAGTGCTGTTTTTAATGTTTCTATATTTTTGACTAATTATGAACTAAAACAATTAAAACTAAGTCTTTGGGCTATAAAAGATTTAGATGATGGATTATATGGAATTGGTGGTGGCACTACACGTGGAATGGGTAGAGTCACTGTATCAGATATTAAGATAAAAATCAGAGATTATCGTTCTAATAAAGAGGGTTTTTTACTAGGTAGAGAAAAGGAAGATATAGGAGGAAAATTAGACTATAAAAAAGAGGCTTATTATTTTACTTCTAATCTAAATGGCTGGGAAGAACTATTAGAAGAAGGCAGTCCTCTTTATGAAGTAGATGTAAGTAAAAGCCTAACAAAGGTAGGTGGGTAA
- the csx2 gene encoding TIGR02221 family CRISPR-associated protein yields the protein MKLISLLGTTDYKKTVYEFDGISVETSFFQKAIIEAKKPTEVIVFLTNRAYEKNWELLIENLDTNIPIKPVIIPEGQNEEEYWEIFSIFINEISENEELVFDITNSFRSIPMIIALLIAYVRAVKNCTVNGVYYGAFEKGVPVTPAVDLSIFADLLEWIKGLEDFIKYGDSKVIVELIKSIDLKQNNEPITYLNELADNLQEIDLCLHFSRSKQLSDALTKYSINIKSNRTEIETEVKKRAKPLYPMLAKIEKDFSMMVDSDFAQCSINLIDWLLTHEQYAQAFSYMRELYISKILIKIYGSSENEIYDFKKREEISNKLSEEFKKNNKEPKIISLWGNLIDYRNAIAHCGFKDSSPNFDKKSIENIFARFKSVINENGKNDWNKLTSILTGKSLLETDNNKQPQTDNLKDINLSKETDKTILISTLGTSDYGVATYEFKKKDENIRVETKLFQKVVVQALKPDKTIIIVTEAAKRIHKKALEDELTEYDRLNFVDIPDGRNEEELWDIFFSIINNVEDNSKVIFDITHGFRSIPFINLIAIYYLKVVKNCVIEAVYYGAYEARKDKDGVKISPTFDLTRFVTMLDWIRGIYDFIDYGDQNLLAKLINNEHQLAYQRNSDLTPKVMKKVSNNLENISSCLNFNNSEKLKQVMGLYEKIDYTKMSSEIEQWAKPYIPILERFENEFEKLNENEFDKRYSYLVEWLINHSQYWQAVTNMHEVLITKLILNNPNYSGEGYLIEKYRDKYNDLLNELVKTNSKDIEILDFWKQLKELRNDITHCGYRENPFLASLDKQEEIKELQKRFNNIIFEKNTDDWNSFLILLNKAENDMQLK from the coding sequence ATGAAGTTAATTAGTTTATTAGGAACTACAGATTATAAGAAAACTGTATACGAGTTTGACGGAATAAGTGTAGAAACTTCCTTTTTTCAAAAAGCTATAATCGAAGCCAAAAAACCTACTGAAGTAATTGTTTTTCTAACTAATCGAGCATATGAAAAGAATTGGGAATTGTTAATAGAAAATCTTGATACCAATATACCAATAAAACCAGTTATAATACCAGAAGGGCAAAATGAAGAAGAGTATTGGGAAATCTTTTCTATATTTATAAATGAAATAAGTGAAAATGAGGAGCTAGTATTTGATATAACTAACTCATTCCGTTCTATACCTATGATAATAGCCTTACTTATAGCTTATGTAAGAGCAGTTAAGAATTGTACTGTTAATGGAGTTTATTATGGAGCTTTTGAAAAAGGGGTTCCAGTAACTCCTGCTGTAGATTTGAGTATATTTGCAGATTTATTAGAATGGATAAAAGGTCTAGAAGATTTTATAAAATATGGTGATAGTAAAGTTATAGTAGAATTAATAAAAAGTATTGATTTGAAACAAAATAACGAGCCTATTACATATTTAAATGAATTAGCAGATAATTTACAAGAGATTGATCTCTGTCTACATTTTAGTAGGAGTAAGCAATTAAGTGATGCTTTAACTAAGTATAGTATCAATATAAAAAGCAATAGAACCGAAATCGAAACAGAAGTAAAAAAAAGGGCTAAACCCTTATATCCTATGTTAGCAAAAATAGAAAAAGATTTTTCTATGATGGTAGACAGTGATTTTGCTCAATGCTCTATAAACTTAATTGATTGGCTGTTAACACATGAGCAATATGCTCAAGCATTTAGTTATATGCGTGAACTTTATATATCAAAAATCTTAATAAAGATATATGGTTCTAGTGAAAATGAGATATATGACTTTAAAAAACGTGAAGAAATATCCAATAAACTAAGTGAAGAATTTAAAAAAAATAATAAAGAACCAAAAATAATTAGTTTATGGGGGAATTTAATAGATTATCGTAATGCTATAGCACATTGCGGGTTTAAAGACAGTTCTCCTAATTTTGATAAAAAATCTATAGAAAATATATTTGCTAGATTTAAATCAGTAATAAATGAAAATGGTAAAAACGATTGGAATAAATTAACCTCTATACTAACAGGTAAATCTCTATTAGAAACAGATAATAACAAACAGCCTCAAACAGATAACTTAAAAGATATTAATTTAAGTAAAGAAACAGACAAAACTATACTAATAAGTACATTAGGAACGTCTGACTATGGAGTAGCAACCTATGAATTTAAGAAAAAAGATGAGAATATTAGAGTGGAAACAAAGTTGTTTCAAAAGGTGGTAGTTCAGGCATTAAAACCTGATAAAACTATAATAATAGTTACTGAAGCTGCAAAAAGAATTCATAAAAAAGCACTAGAAGATGAATTAACCGAATACGATAGACTAAACTTTGTAGATATTCCCGATGGTCGTAATGAGGAAGAATTATGGGATATCTTTTTTAGTATTATTAATAATGTAGAAGATAATAGTAAGGTAATATTTGATATTACTCATGGTTTTCGTTCTATTCCTTTTATCAATTTAATTGCAATTTATTATTTAAAAGTTGTGAAAAATTGTGTTATAGAAGCAGTTTATTATGGAGCTTATGAAGCAAGAAAAGATAAAGATGGGGTAAAGATATCTCCTACATTTGACTTAACACGTTTTGTAACAATGCTAGATTGGATTCGAGGAATATATGATTTTATTGATTATGGTGACCAAAACTTATTAGCAAAACTAATAAATAATGAACATCAATTAGCATACCAGAGGAATAGTGACTTAACACCTAAAGTAATGAAAAAAGTTTCTAATAACTTAGAAAATATTAGTTCCTGTCTAAATTTTAATAATAGTGAAAAACTAAAGCAGGTTATGGGATTATATGAAAAAATTGACTACACTAAAATGAGTAGTGAAATAGAGCAATGGGCTAAACCATACATACCAATTTTAGAACGTTTTGAAAATGAATTTGAAAAGCTAAATGAAAATGAATTTGATAAACGCTATAGTTATCTGGTTGAATGGTTAATAAATCATTCTCAATATTGGCAAGCAGTGACAAATATGCATGAAGTGTTAATAACTAAACTGATTCTTAATAATCCAAATTATAGTGGTGAAGGCTATTTAATTGAAAAATACCGTGATAAATATAATGATCTATTAAATGAGCTAGTAAAAACAAACTCAAAGGATATAGAAATACTCGATTTCTGGAAACAATTAAAAGAACTGCGTAATGATATAACCCACTGTGGCTATAGAGAAAATCCATTTCTAGCTTCTTTAGATAAACAAGAAGAAATAAAAGAGTTACAAAAAAGATTTAATAATATAATATTTGAAAAAAACACAGACGATTGGAATAGTTTTTTAATTCTGCTGAACAAAGCTGAAAATGATATGCAGTTAAAATAG
- a CDS encoding Cas10/Cmr2 second palm domain-containing protein has product MYCIDWFKLKRDGIIEKIAKEKQIPNEAIKWQDPLTKTNYYLKKEDLKIIKDEIKQYFSNYIKSNSLHKGYKDLINNQNTKLELINLILDVPAQALEPERAKGIFWPWIDWIQIRIGLVYALLNKSDREQWDEKIRDFLLSDCLGELGDFANKDNNLVQMTSLVDNCITGKSESKNLLHEVDIVKYSAVKVKEYFLETNKLPNIRGASRILDILNRERIPHLIGNLFVPESVVYAGGGSVLAIVPAGEGKRLTQEIETLHRQVSVTAQCSTAHITINIAMLWLGEKYRRTLAKLEEQLKRRQRIKIPIIHHDNNLNDINAGLSDENDKITDSYSFCKDDTLCSHCNMRKAYKKRLLDEEEYLCSSCYHRVLAGAHLGRKSYYKEYFYYCELNSIPKPKELNLPQHLEGLAKQDSNNNHIALIYADGNNMGQIVMSLDNLVASKTFSDKTEKVTKEAVYKALSLVMPDLKAEIIALGGDDVLMYVPASRAISLTVQMGKFFDDSFRNLSSDKEAITLSAGVVIARYNFPLIHMFDNCKALLKNAKKRSQVLREKEKKNGTLDLMVIESSGSFTDDILSLRKEKANLLKSNGLMPLTWLETEALTDAIHILSETNDEAKSKKSLIYRFMQAQLQMTREEFKLYYLYNVWRLKNKERERIVSALNKIQIGFNFISDEPFFKKGMKDEILYTPWSDMLEIWSYTEDSPKVGDEKNAN; this is encoded by the coding sequence TTGTATTGTATTGATTGGTTTAAATTAAAGCGTGATGGAATTATCGAAAAAATAGCTAAGGAAAAGCAAATACCAAATGAAGCAATTAAATGGCAAGATCCATTGACAAAAACAAACTATTACTTGAAAAAAGAAGATTTAAAAATAATTAAAGATGAAATAAAGCAATATTTTTCAAACTATATTAAGTCTAATTCCTTGCATAAGGGTTATAAAGATTTAATCAATAATCAAAATACTAAGCTTGAATTAATTAATTTGATACTAGATGTTCCTGCACAAGCTTTAGAACCAGAACGAGCAAAAGGTATATTTTGGCCATGGATTGATTGGATACAAATTAGAATAGGTTTAGTTTATGCTCTATTAAACAAGTCGGATAGAGAGCAATGGGACGAAAAAATAAGAGATTTTTTATTAAGTGATTGTTTGGGAGAACTAGGTGATTTTGCAAATAAAGATAATAACTTAGTACAGATGACCTCATTAGTTGATAACTGTATTACAGGAAAAAGTGAAAGCAAAAACCTTCTTCATGAGGTTGATATAGTTAAATATAGTGCAGTAAAAGTTAAAGAGTATTTTTTAGAAACAAATAAATTGCCTAATATTCGAGGTGCTAGCCGGATACTAGATATTCTAAATCGTGAACGAATTCCACATCTAATCGGAAACCTCTTTGTTCCTGAGTCTGTAGTTTATGCTGGTGGTGGAAGTGTTTTAGCAATTGTCCCTGCCGGGGAAGGAAAAAGGCTAACTCAAGAAATTGAAACTCTACACCGACAGGTTAGTGTTACAGCTCAGTGTAGTACAGCACATATTACAATTAATATTGCTATGTTGTGGTTAGGGGAAAAATATAGAAGAACCCTTGCAAAATTAGAAGAACAACTAAAACGAAGACAGAGGATTAAAATACCTATTATTCATCACGACAACAACTTAAATGATATTAATGCAGGATTAAGTGATGAAAATGATAAAATTACTGATTCTTATAGTTTTTGTAAAGATGATACATTATGTTCTCACTGTAATATGCGCAAAGCATATAAGAAAAGATTATTAGATGAAGAAGAATATCTTTGCTCATCATGTTATCATCGAGTATTAGCTGGTGCCCATCTAGGTAGAAAAAGTTATTATAAGGAATATTTTTACTATTGTGAACTGAACTCTATACCAAAACCAAAAGAATTGAACTTACCACAGCATTTAGAAGGTTTAGCTAAGCAAGATTCTAATAATAATCATATTGCATTAATATATGCTGATGGTAATAACATGGGACAAATTGTAATGTCTCTAGATAATTTAGTAGCTAGTAAAACATTTAGTGATAAGACAGAAAAAGTCACTAAAGAAGCTGTATATAAAGCATTGAGTTTAGTTATGCCAGATTTAAAAGCTGAGATAATAGCTTTGGGCGGAGACGATGTTTTAATGTATGTACCTGCATCTCGAGCAATCTCCTTAACTGTTCAAATGGGCAAATTCTTTGATGATAGCTTTCGGAACCTTTCCTCAGATAAAGAAGCTATCACCCTTTCTGCTGGTGTGGTTATAGCTAGATATAATTTCCCACTTATTCACATGTTTGATAACTGTAAGGCTTTACTTAAAAATGCTAAAAAACGATCACAAGTATTACGAGAAAAGGAAAAGAAAAATGGCACTTTAGATTTAATGGTTATTGAATCTAGTGGTAGCTTCACTGATGATATTCTTTCACTTCGCAAAGAAAAAGCAAATTTACTTAAAAGTAATGGCTTAATGCCACTTACTTGGCTAGAAACAGAAGCACTTACTGATGCAATTCATATACTATCTGAAACTAATGATGAGGCAAAGAGTAAAAAATCTTTGATATACAGATTTATGCAGGCACAACTCCAAATGACTCGCGAAGAATTTAAACTTTATTATTTATATAATGTATGGAGATTAAAGAATAAGGAAAGAGAACGTATAGTTAGTGCATTAAATAAAATACAAATAGGTTTTAACTTCATTAGTGATGAACCATTTTTCAAAAAAGGAATGAAAGATGAAATTCTATATACACCTTGGAGTGATATGTTAGAAATATGGAGTTATACAGAAGATAGCCCGAAAGTAGGTGATGAGAAAAATGCCAACTAG
- the csx7 gene encoding CRISPR-associated RAMP protein Csx7, producing the protein MGENIHYLLNQFHNRYKITAYLVCDTALHIGGDETGFRPSISDSPVIKDSLQRPLIPASSLKGSWRSFMERIINANWGKPDGADACDIVKKPCLEKWKENNKKSPEENAYEVYTGLCPVCRLFGNHNYAGKVKLRDLTVDTEKWVGFYETRNGVVIDRDTKTASSGLLYDFEAVPAGTVFHFEAIADNLEDDTWHNFLLALFALSNGDISLGGKSTRGLGKVHLEDIVIAKTYIDENNSGVKTIKEEKLIFEHELAKVDIKPLESQTYNRDDLLKAVEQIGANDISIEQLLQVLESNAGRER; encoded by the coding sequence ATGGGTGAAAATATACACTATTTGCTAAATCAATTCCACAATCGATATAAGATTACTGCTTACCTAGTGTGTGATACGGCATTACATATTGGTGGAGATGAGACTGGTTTTCGTCCTAGTATTAGTGATAGTCCAGTAATAAAGGATAGCTTACAACGTCCCTTGATCCCAGCATCTTCTTTAAAAGGTAGTTGGCGTTCATTTATGGAAAGAATTATAAATGCTAATTGGGGTAAACCTGATGGGGCAGATGCATGTGATATAGTTAAAAAACCTTGTTTGGAAAAATGGAAAGAAAATAACAAAAAAAGTCCTGAAGAAAATGCCTATGAGGTATATACAGGCCTTTGTCCTGTATGTAGATTGTTTGGAAATCACAACTATGCTGGAAAAGTAAAACTAAGAGACTTAACAGTTGATACTGAAAAATGGGTTGGTTTTTATGAAACACGTAATGGAGTAGTTATAGACCGAGATACTAAAACTGCATCATCAGGATTATTATATGACTTTGAAGCTGTACCTGCTGGAACTGTTTTTCATTTCGAGGCTATTGCAGATAATTTAGAAGATGATACATGGCATAACTTTTTGTTAGCTTTATTTGCTTTATCTAATGGAGATATTTCTTTAGGTGGGAAAAGCACACGTGGTCTAGGCAAAGTTCATTTAGAAGATATTGTTATTGCAAAAACATATATAGATGAGAATAATTCTGGAGTAAAAACTATAAAGGAAGAAAAACTTATATTTGAACACGAGCTTGCAAAGGTGGATATAAAGCCACTTGAATCTCAAACATACAATCGTGATGATTTACTTAAAGCAGTTGAGCAAATTGGTGCCAATGATATATCTATTGAACAACTACTACAAGTGTTGGAATCTAATGCTGGAAGGGAGAGATAA
- a CDS encoding RAMP superfamily CRISPR-associated protein produces MSKGTILSEKPYAFVPLLEKKESEKYIGHNKIHPDRYSGKLFLKMETLSPVHVSQGKYRFEDNKNDFTVMTAELNNRVYIPGSGIKGAIRSITESVSYSCAPQPPKRFLNQALPSSNRFVCQKQDACVSCRLFGFSSRDVSYKGQIIFEDFSPIEEVKLETRLLPQLQSPFKKDYPKNRLRPFPENGYGNERLYYCQVCNDFDKCNTCTKEEYLEKLKLLNNNSRNYRFRGRKFYYHSKETEERKNGIPHEFIPAGTTLVGSVIINNLSYEELSLLAFSFGLDKAITPKIGYGKPAYFGSVRFSFEKYEDIKSRYGLKKEELDFTTLAKEYREKAPKDIKTNINILSNILNWDNPAGNPWPIRDGNKTY; encoded by the coding sequence ATGAGTAAAGGTACCATTTTATCAGAAAAACCGTATGCATTTGTTCCACTACTTGAAAAAAAGGAAAGTGAAAAATACATAGGTCATAATAAAATACATCCAGACAGATATAGCGGCAAATTGTTTTTAAAAATGGAAACCTTAAGTCCAGTCCATGTTTCGCAGGGCAAATACCGATTTGAAGATAATAAAAATGATTTTACTGTTATGACTGCAGAGTTAAATAATAGAGTTTATATTCCCGGTTCCGGCATTAAGGGGGCTATTCGCAGTATTACAGAATCAGTATCATATTCATGTGCTCCTCAACCACCAAAAAGGTTTTTAAATCAAGCTTTACCATCTAGTAATAGATTTGTATGCCAAAAACAAGATGCCTGTGTAAGTTGTAGATTATTTGGTTTTAGCTCACGAGATGTATCTTATAAAGGGCAAATTATTTTTGAAGATTTTTCACCTATTGAAGAAGTGAAGTTAGAAACCAGATTATTACCACAATTACAAAGCCCTTTTAAAAAGGACTATCCAAAAAATAGATTACGTCCCTTTCCCGAAAATGGCTATGGAAATGAAAGGTTATATTATTGTCAAGTATGTAATGATTTTGATAAATGCAATACTTGTACCAAAGAAGAATATTTAGAAAAACTAAAATTATTAAATAATAACTCCCGAAACTACCGATTCCGGGGTAGGAAGTTTTATTATCATTCTAAAGAAACAGAAGAAAGAAAAAATGGTATTCCTCATGAATTCATACCTGCGGGAACAACACTTGTTGGTAGTGTAATAATAAATAATTTAAGTTATGAAGAACTGTCTTTATTAGCTTTCTCTTTTGGACTAGATAAAGCTATAACCCCCAAAATAGGTTATGGTAAACCAGCTTATTTTGGTAGTGTTAGATTTTCTTTTGAAAAGTATGAAGATATTAAAAGTCGTTATGGTTTAAAGAAAGAAGAGCTTGATTTTACAACACTTGCTAAAGAATATAGAGAAAAAGCTCCTAAAGATATAAAAACAAATATTAATATATTAAGTAATATATTAAACTGGGATAATCCTGCTGGTAATCCTTGGCCTATACGTGATGGAAATAAAACATATTAA
- a CDS encoding WYL domain-containing protein gives MADLFEKYYRLSHTNEEIIFPPTYKEITWLKYMLKQEEAKIFLEESTISKINNKLNNVDDYILPEHVILKGLPKVKPVDKTIYRLLSKAIRNRNRLELKYRNRNKEEFSGLGIPYKLEFFYPRGEWYLLWYRETGDYAPFIMRTPLNLISGVVLLKCSEDEFLQNVIVLENKLEQRRLKMVIKIPAGLTTENIRLFNSFSFLDTHVFWHEDTEEFYLETYYYDEEEVYILAKLREWGTRVILIEPKGLKEKLQHSLTQAINRYNDNFEIEV, from the coding sequence ATGGCTGATTTATTTGAAAAATACTATAGGTTAAGTCATACTAATGAAGAAATTATATTTCCTCCTACATATAAGGAAATTACTTGGTTAAAATATATGCTCAAACAAGAAGAAGCAAAAATATTTTTAGAAGAATCAACAATTTCAAAAATTAATAATAAATTAAATAATGTTGATGATTATATATTACCAGAACATGTTATCTTAAAAGGATTGCCAAAGGTTAAACCCGTAGATAAAACAATTTATCGATTATTATCTAAAGCTATTAGAAATAGAAATAGGTTAGAACTAAAGTATAGAAATAGAAATAAAGAAGAATTTTCAGGACTAGGAATACCATATAAACTAGAATTTTTTTATCCCAGAGGAGAATGGTATTTGCTTTGGTATAGAGAAACTGGAGATTATGCTCCTTTTATAATGCGAACACCATTAAATCTAATATCGGGAGTTGTATTATTAAAATGTTCAGAAGATGAATTCTTACAAAATGTTATTGTATTAGAAAATAAATTAGAACAAAGACGTTTGAAAATGGTTATAAAGATTCCAGCAGGACTTACAACAGAAAATATTAGATTATTTAATTCGTTTTCTTTTTTAGATACCCATGTATTTTGGCATGAAGATACTGAAGAGTTTTATTTAGAAACATATTACTACGATGAAGAAGAGGTTTATATTTTAGCTAAACTTAGAGAGTGGGGAACAAGGGTTATACTTATAGAACCAAAAGGTCTTAAAGAAAAACTCCAACATTCCTTAACCCAAGCTATTAATAGATATAATGATAATTTTGAAATAGAGGTGTAA
- a CDS encoding RAMP superfamily CRISPR-associated protein, with the protein MPTRLKVELEARFDSAYSISSGTGLAGIMDSYVLRDARNIPFVPGTTIKGRMRYNTTIMARALDIEVCNNDVNGNEPCKNCIVCAYFGAAGNTYPGALYFDNLYPVLDNMSESYIASLMMPRRGVTIERQRGVAGNKLLFNQEVFSPSEAIAFAGSFEGSLRLNTVSIDQQINLLRLSIEHIRTLGGNQTRGLGWVNITPRFFVNEKEYEINDISEGGSA; encoded by the coding sequence ATGCCAACTAGATTAAAAGTAGAGCTTGAAGCTAGGTTTGATTCAGCATATAGTATTAGTTCTGGTACAGGTTTGGCTGGGATTATGGATTCTTATGTTTTAAGGGATGCTAGAAATATTCCATTTGTTCCTGGGACAACTATAAAAGGTAGAATGAGGTATAATACCACTATAATGGCTAGAGCTTTAGATATTGAGGTTTGCAATAATGATGTCAATGGTAATGAACCCTGCAAAAATTGTATAGTCTGCGCATATTTTGGAGCAGCAGGAAACACATATCCGGGGGCTTTATATTTTGATAATTTATATCCTGTTTTAGATAACATGTCTGAAAGCTATATTGCTTCCTTAATGATGCCTAGAAGGGGTGTTACTATAGAGCGACAAAGGGGTGTAGCTGGTAATAAACTCTTATTTAATCAAGAGGTATTTTCACCTAGTGAGGCTATAGCTTTTGCCGGTAGTTTTGAAGGTTCATTGAGATTAAATACTGTCAGTATAGATCAGCAAATTAACTTACTCCGTTTATCTATTGAACATATAAGAACGCTAGGAGGAAATCAAACTAGGGGTTTAGGTTGGGTAAATATAACTCCTAGATTTTTTGTGAATGAAAAAGAATATGAAATAAATGATATCAGTGAAGGGGGAAGTGCATGA
- a CDS encoding DUF2314 domain-containing protein — translation MRFEDNNLEKTNLYRILNRKEQIRDIWLKEVSENYQTKNAYIKAPFITIDKKWSEHIWVLIDEIDYKRECIIGRLANIPKLITYYDMKDIVEIPFGHVEDYLIQD, via the coding sequence ATGAGATTTGAAGATAATAATCTGGAAAAAACTAATTTATATAGGATTCTAAATAGGAAAGAACAAATTAGGGACATTTGGCTAAAAGAAGTATCAGAAAACTATCAAACAAAAAATGCCTATATTAAAGCACCTTTTATTACTATAGATAAAAAATGGTCTGAGCATATTTGGGTATTAATAGATGAAATAGATTATAAAAGAGAATGTATTATTGGAAGATTAGCAAACATCCCTAAACTTATAACCTATTATGATATGAAAGATATTGTAGAAATACCATTTGGACATGTAGAAGACTATTTAATACAAGATTAA
- a CDS encoding DUF697 domain-containing protein, whose product MDKWNAILKAIKLMILGILIIFFINQIVSFISSIFAMNHILGIVSTVIIIALFTILIIYIASIWRQMPEVLPQPPLQDTEDYKNYLQLIENRLIDNENLKEIEFNLETHENVDIAMKKLDELADEEIKKTAKKVFLFTSISQYGKLDGLVVFILLIKLTTKIALIYNQKPSIKELKNLYINVFATVLVVTEMDDIEIVQTQLEPFMENFTEGIYVTIAGSAGSIGALFANSVFQGAINSFLVMRVGFISKQYSMPLKQEEKITILKGATAEASKMLGSIISNSIKSVATLFYKNTTKVTSDFVYSSYDSCVSAMGKVKDKVTDTFSFNKNKQSS is encoded by the coding sequence TTGGATAAGTGGAACGCAATTCTAAAAGCAATAAAATTAATGATCTTAGGTATACTCATAATATTCTTTATTAATCAAATTGTTAGCTTTATATCAAGCATTTTTGCAATGAATCATATTTTGGGAATTGTTTCAACTGTTATAATAATAGCTTTATTTACAATATTGATTATATATATTGCATCTATATGGCGACAAATGCCAGAAGTTTTACCACAACCACCATTACAAGATACTGAAGATTATAAAAACTACTTACAACTTATTGAAAACAGACTTATAGATAATGAAAATTTAAAAGAAATAGAATTTAATCTAGAAACTCATGAAAATGTAGATATAGCAATGAAAAAATTGGATGAATTAGCTGATGAAGAAATAAAAAAAACAGCTAAAAAAGTATTTTTATTTACTTCTATATCACAGTATGGAAAACTCGATGGCTTAGTTGTTTTTATTTTGCTCATTAAACTTACTACTAAAATTGCTCTTATATATAATCAAAAACCTTCTATAAAAGAATTGAAAAACTTATATATTAATGTTTTTGCTACTGTTTTAGTGGTAACAGAAATGGATGATATTGAAATAGTACAAACACAGTTAGAACCTTTTATGGAAAACTTCACAGAAGGTATATATGTAACAATAGCTGGCAGTGCAGGGTCTATTGGGGCTTTATTTGCTAATTCAGTTTTTCAAGGAGCTATAAATTCATTTTTGGTTATGCGTGTTGGTTTTATATCTAAACAGTATAGTATGCCATTAAAACAAGAAGAGAAGATTACCATATTAAAAGGTGCAACTGCTGAAGCCTCAAAGATGTTAGGGTCAATAATATCAAATTCTATAAAATCTGTAGCTACACTCTTTTATAAAAATACAACTAAAGTGACATCTGATTTTGTTTATTCTAGCTATGATTCGTGTGTATCGGCTATGGGAAAAGTTAAGGATAAAGTAACTGATACATTTTCCTTTAATAAGAACAAACAATCCTCATAA